Genomic DNA from Salvia miltiorrhiza cultivar Shanhuang (shh) chromosome 1, IMPLAD_Smil_shh, whole genome shotgun sequence:
TCTCTAGATAAGTTCAGAAaagtggaagaagaagaagaagacaagacATGTATGGACAAGGtaactgaaaaaagaaaaaaagaagtgaATATGCAAGCAACAAGATTCAAGGTGCCAAGGGCCTCACAGTTGATGGAAAATCTGTTCTGGGGCCGGCAAGGGACCAATAGGCGAGTATGTGTGCTGGATGCTCTTGTCTCGATGGTATCAGCTCTATGTTCCAGTTCGGCCTCACCATTGCCAGCAGATCTCGACCATTTGCAGATGCTCGATACCCCTGCACCCACAAGTACCTCAGGGCCGCCAACTGCAGGGCCGCCATTGCCAGTGCACGCTCGCTGAAGCAACACCCTCTCATTTCCAGCTTCTGCAGGCTCGGGCACCCCTTTGAGAACTCCAACAGCCCTTCATCCGACTCTCCTACGTACCCCAGAAGCATCCATCTCACGTTGCTGCTGTATTGCCCTATGTAGCTCAGTCCCACGTCGCTCAGCCCACCAGGCCGTAGATACAGCGCAAACCTCCTCAGTTTGTGGCACCCCATTAATAGGGACCGAACTCCGTTGTCAAGAGGGAGATCTGTAATTCTTTCCTCTCTGTCCAGTAAGACCAACCGAAAGTCACATAGGTTTTTCGAGTATGTTCCCATGCACTCCAGCGACGCGTTTGTGATATCGGATGCGTACACAGCTAAGTATTCCAATTCCAGACATCCTTGTGCCAGAGCCATCAGTCCTCTCTGGGAGACCACACCTTCCACATCTTCCATTTCCTGTTCATCAGCTCCACGCTCTATCCTCAgtcttttcattttcttgcaGAATTCGCCCAGAATTTCCAATCCTCTATCTCCAATCACGTTTCTTGTCTGTTCCATATTTctcattaaaatcaatttcacaTGCATTAGGaaaaaacaataacaatattgCTATTTCAAAACATtgtatttactaaaaaaaatattctagtCCCCGACTCGGGGAGAATTGAGAAAAACAGAAATGTTATGCTGAAACAGAAAGCACAGATTTTATCAGTGAATCCATCTTCACAAGTCATGCACTTGCTCTACAAAAGCAAAAGGCTTAAACAACTACAATCCAAGTTCAGACAAAAGGTGCATGAAAGTCGAAAGACCACAATCTGAGTTCAGTAAAAAGTAACAAAATGAAGAAATTCACAGAGAAATGTCATAAGCTGTCTTCCATGAATATTCAAAATTAATCCATTGCAAACAACAGTGCGCAGTGAAACGAAGCAACAAAAAGATCCATGGATAGCAATGGCAAGAAAAGGGCACCCAGAATAATAAATCAAGAAGGCAAACCCTGAACCTCCATCATAAGCTGTCCTTCTGAGTGGAGCTGGAAAGTTACCTTGCAATGCAAGACAAAAAAAAAGCCATGGATTTCTTTGCCTACTTATTTTCTTTCTCATGAAAGACTCCTGCCCATACAAGACATAGACTCATAACTTGTGTGTTGAAAATGATGAACTTAGTCCTGCATGATTGCAATCTGCGTATCaatcatttctatttttatttttttctcaataaTCCTATACTCATGAGGTAGCAAAAGCTCAACGTGAGCTTCTTCTCAATCAGTAAAGAACCTACTTACCAGAACGAAGATGCACAAGTGATCAGAAAGTTTACTGACGAGAAAGGTAAATGTTAATCTAGTTTCCACTGATAATACGTACCTAGAAGCCACTAAAGAGTGCAGTAAGGACAGTTATTACATGGACAATACTGATAGGCACTGCATTTTCAACAAAAATTGCATATAATCTAATGGGGCACTACTTCAAACAGACATGTCTAGCACATTTTATTAGCAATAAGGATATCTCAAATGAAAAACAAAAGCATTAAAATTTACCTCAAGAATTTCCAGGTTAGGGCATCTCTGCAGTAACTGATAATGACCTTCAGTATCCAGCAGAGCATAAAGGAGATCCAATTTTTTAAGTCTGGAAGCGACAGGATATACAATGGGCAATTCTGCTTTGCCGAGGTAAGTAAGACCCAAGCGGCACAGCCTACTAGGGAATACAACTTTGGCATACCTTTCCAATTGCTCATTAAAAACACCTTCACCAACCTGTCCAGGGGGCTCACTAAACGATCCCCCACAGAACTCTTCCAATGAAGCTGCTGCTCGGAAAAAACCTATAAGGTCTGAGACATCGCAATCACTAATTTTCATTGAGGCCAAAGACGGGCATCTTCTTGCTATCAGTTCAAGGTCTCTAGATCTGACTTTCATGAGATCAGTCATGTAGAAATTCAAACTTTCAAGAACTGTATTGTTCATTGCAAGCTCATTCAGCCATTCTCCATCATTCTCAATTATTGAGCTCTCTTCCAAAAGCAAGTTTCTCAAATTCCTACAGAGAAGAAAAAAAGTGTAGAATTAGCAAACAGAGTTTCATATTCTCAAACTAGAGTTAGCACTTGCAATCCACAATGCATAAAAGAAAATGATGTTACAGCAGTACCATTTACTTTATCCAACTTGTGCTCGGAATTCTTCAGGTGATATTAACTAATGAACCTATTGGAAAGTCATTTTGATATATCTATAATATTTGTTTACTTTTTCCTTTCTTTATATGTTGGAGCCCACTAAAAAACATGGTGGAAGTTCTTTTATACTTCCAAAACCCTTGAAACGAGACTTACAAACAAATTGTCAAGACAGACAAGAACTTGAAGTTTCTTAAGCTCCTTTCTACAGAACCATACAAAAAAATGGTGTAACCACTTTATTGTTTTCATTGACCTAACACCTTTCTGAGCACCAATAGTTAAAAAACTTTTAACCATACAAAACTGTTCCCGGTTCACTATGAAATGTTTCGATCAGATTAGTTAAAAAGACTTTTAAGGCCTCCTATGACTGTCCTATTTGCTGGGTCATATCTCATAATTAAGCTACAACATTTTGCAGAAAATAATTCCTTGCCGAGTCATTCAGTATTTCGATTCCACAAACATTGGTATGCATGAGGTGCGCAGAGTATATAAGTGGTAGAGTGGAAGTAACGACTAATgatgaaaatttgaaataaaataaaatcgaaaCAATGCCTGTGTCATCCTAATCAGCAAGCTTACAATTGGACCAATGAACAACTATTATTTGGTGAAAAAAcaggataaaagaaaatgaatataGCGAGCTGATTCGGACATACGAACTCCAAATCGTCGCCAAATCTCATTGAAAATGAAAAGTCAAACTTATGCATCGGGAAACCACATGTATACGCCACCTACTTAGAGTTCAACCATTCAGATCCAGCAATACTGACAATCATCACCACAACAATGATAAATAACagaaattcaaaaaattaatgacTCGAATAAAACTCTTCCAAGAGATCAGCGTATACAAAAAATTCAAGTGAAAAAAAACGGAATATGTCATCATATATTCATATCAATAACAGAAATTACCAAATACAGATGAAAGCATAAAACTGAAATCAATTCATAAATCACAtcacataaaaacaataattaacaGAAAGCAGTGTTCACGTTTTACTACCTGCAGAATTTGCCTATACGCAAAAGCCCATCGGTAGAGAAACCCGAGCACTTATCCAGTCTCAAAACTTCCAGAACCTTGCCGAGCGACGTCGCGAGAAGCTCGAGATCTGAATCCTTGACAATCATCCGCCGGAAGTGCAGCACCTTCATCCTCCCGAAAGACCTGATAATTTCCTCCACCCAGGGCGTGACGAATCCGCCCCAGTCCTCTTGAATCAGGTTGAACATGGCGGCGCGTGGCTTGCCCTTGAGCTTCAGCGACTCCAGATGGGGGAACCGGCGCGACAGCCGCTGCGGCGTGGCGGTGTAGCAGAGCGCCATGGTCACGTGCTTGCGCGTGATGGCG
This window encodes:
- the LOC131005674 gene encoding coronatine-insensitive protein 1; translation: MDERKSKRPNGFSSRSCGVSSSGSSSGAYDTVWECVIPYVQDPRDRDAVSLVCKRWYEIDAITRKHVTMALCYTATPQRLSRRFPHLESLKLKGKPRAAMFNLIQEDWGGFVTPWVEEIIRSFGRMKVLHFRRMIVKDSDLELLATSLGKVLEVLRLDKCSGFSTDGLLRIGKFCRNLRNLLLEESSIIENDGEWLNELAMNNTVLESLNFYMTDLMKVRSRDLELIARRCPSLASMKISDCDVSDLIGFFRAAASLEEFCGGSFSEPPGQVGEGVFNEQLERYAKVVFPSRLCRLGLTYLGKAELPIVYPVASRLKKLDLLYALLDTEGHYQLLQRCPNLEILETRNVIGDRGLEILGEFCKKMKRLRIERGADEQEMEDVEGVVSQRGLMALAQGCLELEYLAVYASDITNASLECMGTYSKNLCDFRLVLLDREERITDLPLDNGVRSLLMGCHKLRRFALYLRPGGLSDVGLSYIGQYSSNVRWMLLGYVGESDEGLLEFSKGCPSLQKLEMRGCCFSERALAMAALQLAALRYLWVQGYRASANGRDLLAMVRPNWNIELIPSRQEHPAHILAYWSLAGPRTDFPSTVRPLAP